From the Moraxella sp. FZFQ2102 genome, the window GCCGCCTGATATGATTGCCAATCTCAAAGCAGGCAACATCGATGGTTTCTTTGGTCCTGAGCCGTTCAACCAACGCGCCGTGTGGGATAAGGCAGGCTATATTCACACCCTAAGCCGCGATATTTGGTTGGGGCATCCGTGCTGCTCGTTCGGCACTTCCCAAAGCTTTATCAATGATAATCCGCAAACTTTCCTAGCCATGTACCGCGCCATCATCAAAGCCAATGTCATGGCGAACGAACCAAGCATTCGTAAGGATTTATCAAAACTGCTTGCCCCTGCCAATTATCTGAACCAACCTGAGCTGGTGCTGCGCCAGTCAATCATGGGACGCTTTGCCGATGGCGTGGGCAATGTGCAGGATTTCCCTGATCGCATGGGCTTTGATGTCATGCCGTGGCAGTCGGTGGCGGTGTGGATGCTCACGCAGATGAAACGCTGGGGCTATCTGACCGAAAATATCAATTATCAAGACATCGCCAACCAAGTCTTTATGCTTACCGATGCCAAAAAACAAATGCAAGAAATGGGCTACACCGTCAAAGAAAACGAACCGAAAATCACCGTGATGGGCAAAGACTTTGACGCAAGCCGTCCTGATGAGTACATCAATTCCTTTGCCATCGGTCAAAAGGTGAGCGCATGAAACTGACAACCAAAACCAAAGGCTATCTATTATCCCTGCTCATCGTGCTTGCGACGCTTGGCGTCTGGCAATGGGCGACCTTGCCACAAAAGGTCTATGCACCGACCGACCCGCTCAAGCTTGAGTACAGCGTACTGATGGGTGATATTCCTGAATTTACCGAGCCTGGCGCATTGGTCGCAAGCCAAAAGAGCGAATTTCCTACGCCGAGCGACTTTGGGCAAACAGCCGCCAAACATCTGTCTAATCCCTTTTATGATAACGGCCTAAACGATAAGGGTATCGGCATTCAGCTTGGGTACTCTATCGGGCGAGTGCTGTTAGGCTTTTTGCTTGCGATGATGGTGGCGATTCCGCTTGGCTATGCCATCGGTATGTCGCCGATTTTGGGGGCTGCTGCCACACCGTTTGTACAGATTTTAAAGCCGATTTCACCGCTTGCATGGATGCCAATTGCCCTTTATACCATCAAGGATTCTAATGCATCGAGCATTTTTGTGATTTTTATTTGTTCTATTTGGCCGATGCTGACCAACACCGCCTTTGGCGTGGCATCTGTGCGCCGCGAATGGCGTAATGTCGCCAAGACGCTTGAGTTATCACCGCTACAGACCGCCACCAAAATCGTCATTCCTGCCGCTGCCCCGACCATCGTCACAGGGATGCGCATCTCGATGGGCATTGCGTGGCTTGTGATCGTCGCAGCTGAGATGCTTGTGGGCGGTACGGGCATTGGCTATTTTGTGTGGAATCAGTGGAATAATTTATCGCTTGCCAATGTCATCTTTGCGGTGCTGTTGATCGGTCTTGTCGGCATGGTGCTTGATATGCTGTTTGGCGTGCTACAAAAGAAGGTGAGCTATGTTGAATAACCCTTTAATCACGGTCGAAAACTTAACCAAACGCTACGGCGATGGTGACAATGTCTTTGAAAATGTCAATTTTAACATCGTCAAAAATGAGTTCATCTGTCTGATCGGACATTCAGGCTGTGGCAAATCCACCATCCTAAATGCCCTAGCAGGTCTTGAAAATGCCACATCGGGCAGTATCACCATGAATGGCAAAGAAGTGGTGAAACCAAGCCTTGAGCGCGGTGTGGTCTTTCAAAGCCATGCCCTACTGCCGTGGCTGACGGTCGGCGAGAACATCAGCTTTGCCCTAAAAGCCAAAACGCCAACGCTATCAGCAAGCGAATTAAACAGCAAAATTGATTTTTATCTTGAGATGGTCGGACTTGGCAGGGTCAAAGACAAAAAACCAAGCGAGCTGTCAGGCGGTATGAAGCAGCGTGTCGGCATCGCACGCGCCTTTGCCACGCAGCCTGAGCTGCTACTGATGGACGAGCCGTTTGGGGCGCTTGATGCCTTGACGCGCGGCGTGATTCAAGATGAGCTGGTGAACATCGTCGATGACACGCACCAGACGGTATTTATGATCACCCATGACATCGATGAAGCGATTTTGCTTGCCGATCGGATTTTTTTGATGAGCAATGGCCCGCGTGCGTTTTTGGCAGAAATTGTCGAGAACACCATTCCAAAGCCGCGCCATCGTGATAACATCCACCACCATCCACATTATTATAAGATTCGCAATCACTTGCTTGATTTTCTGGTGCATCGCAGCAAGGCACTGCAGCAGCAAAGCGAGCGACCTGCCGAGCCTGTAGTGGTGAATTTCAATCACACCGCGTGGGATGGACTGTGATGGCTATCTTTGCAAATTTGCAAATTGCAGTTGCCAAAATGTGACTTGTTCAAGTCATCCAAGCGGCGTAAACTGTGCATCACAATAACAACAACACATAATAATAACAATAACAAAACTCTCCTTAATACACTCCAACTGGCGAAGCTCATCCTTTCGCCATTTTTTTTCGTTTGTGGATTTTATTTGGTAAAAATTCAAATTGCCAACTTTGCATTTTTGCAAAATACTCTTGTTAATTCGAGTATTGTTTGCAATTTTAAATGGTTGTAAACTATCCATCAACAAGAACAAACGGGCATAAGACCCTAAGGATATGATCATGACAACACGACAATTCACCACGATTTACACCGCGCACAAACACATCGATGATGGCGATATTTTGCTTTGGCGCGCCTTACCATTGCAGGCTCGCAGCTCATTAGGCCCTT encodes:
- the ntrB gene encoding nitrate ABC transporter permease, which produces MKLTTKTKGYLLSLLIVLATLGVWQWATLPQKVYAPTDPLKLEYSVLMGDIPEFTEPGALVASQKSEFPTPSDFGQTAAKHLSNPFYDNGLNDKGIGIQLGYSIGRVLLGFLLAMMVAIPLGYAIGMSPILGAAATPFVQILKPISPLAWMPIALYTIKDSNASSIFVIFICSIWPMLTNTAFGVASVRREWRNVAKTLELSPLQTATKIVIPAAAPTIVTGMRISMGIAWLVIVAAEMLVGGTGIGYFVWNQWNNLSLANVIFAVLLIGLVGMVLDMLFGVLQKKVSYVE
- a CDS encoding ABC transporter ATP-binding protein, which produces MLNNPLITVENLTKRYGDGDNVFENVNFNIVKNEFICLIGHSGCGKSTILNALAGLENATSGSITMNGKEVVKPSLERGVVFQSHALLPWLTVGENISFALKAKTPTLSASELNSKIDFYLEMVGLGRVKDKKPSELSGGMKQRVGIARAFATQPELLLMDEPFGALDALTRGVIQDELVNIVDDTHQTVFMITHDIDEAILLADRIFLMSNGPRAFLAEIVENTIPKPRHRDNIHHHPHYYKIRNHLLDFLVHRSKALQQQSERPAEPVVVNFNHTAWDGL